The Hymenobacter oligotrophus genome has a window encoding:
- the sov gene encoding T9SS outer membrane translocon Sov/SprA, giving the protein MPDTTRPAADTARYRSSRRPKVAPRDRQGNFLTERRRSPLVLPLPANVKPQITVSDSLDYVDVEENIGTDLDYRDPARLSFREFERLQQQQAIRNYFRTKAEGGVAGEAGNATAAKRLIPKIALAPGLGRIFGGEFIDIRPNGAATISLGWRQNFNDNPALTLRQRRNGDFNFQQNFNLNLTGQIGDKLRLLFNYDTRAAFDFENQIKADFTGYDTDIIRKVEMGNVSLPLNNSLVQGGQNMFGIKTQLQFGKLSVTGVAAQLRGTADEVRVQNGAQSRNFEIKASQYEANRHFFLSHFFRERYDAVLRNLPTVQSGVEIRRLEVYITNDNRTTETLRNVVALQDVAEPRRLYRGTLAKPGRELSPAANDANQTLELARRGPRDVQQIDGYLQSQNLTKTVDYELVRARKLDPREYTFNSQLGYLSLNTPLLPEQVLAISCEYMFNGRPYQIGETVTEYGNVPDTGVIFLKLLRATNPGVGLADPAQNPTNDRLQTRNLPVFDLMMKNIYALNASQLSRDQFRLDIIYKDDITGLDLLSLKEGERIQNVPLTQVFNLDNLNPNNDRPADGNFDFLPGLTIDPEQGRVIFPVIEPFGAYLQTQFNPSEEALIRRYVYPELYTQVQSDAQQRQEKDKFFLKGRYAATSSDEITLPGIRIPEGSVRVYSGSTLLQEGTDYQVFYDQAKVKILNPSYLNSANELRVQFERDAVVQVLPRKLVGARLDYKVSDDLNFGGTVLHLLENQAPGINRVNIGEEPGNNTIYGLDVNMRRESRVLTKYLDALPFLSTKAPSSVAFSGEFAQFVPGQSKLGRGEDGASYLDDFENARTPFTLGGLNSTSTWRLASTPLPLGGALPGLQYSYRRAKLAWYTIDQTYFTNGRSKPSNIGVEDLKNHYSRGVPRSEVFPNRDNGALGNTYENTFDLAYYPTERGQYNYSPRVSADGRFLSTPAASHYGGISREIAFDTDFDNANVEYLEFWLMDPFIKNQSGKNYNTVDDSDPATPSGPNTSGGELYFNLGSVSEDLLKDGVYEFENGLPDTNDQTNVQPTVWGRATRLQFLTDAFSTAPGGRERQDIGLDGLTQTEEQQFFASIPGYGSFADPSADNFRHHLDGSFDQADVKILGRYKDFNGMEGNSRADGTQSSTAYPDKEDLNRDNVITDTERYYEYRVPLRPDQLRVGENFIVDQVTRPVNGDQVTWYQFRIPIRQYSGIQGANAEFGFKSIRFIRMYLTGWQQPTVLRFVQMQFVANQWRRYLGVIAQPNSGQPINVTNDADAFAISTVSVEENGATSGQSDAIPYVTPPGIQRDREYGSSTVNRQQNEQSLRLCVEGLKDGYAKAAYKNVNLDLLRYKRLKLFLHAESENRNLQDGQAQGFVRFGTDYTQNYYQYTLPLEVTRPGATTADQIWPVANRIDIALQDFIDVKAERNQARASFLVPYSKTLANGAVITVLGNPDLSALQGLMIGVQNPSDNGQGPDQSLCLWADELRVLNFDQNPGWAATARFNTRLADVANITATGSFTSVGFGALQDRPSQRSLDNIARGDVNAAVAVDKFLPEKLGLRVPVLLQAGHESRSPKYDPLDPDTPLEQSLQKFDSEQDRAAYRREVTDQTRSRSISLLNVRKERLNPDKKVRPYDVENLALSYSLTERLHTDIRTDRDFTRTYTGALAYTYQPTPKSYAPLSSVQALNSPYLKFLQELNFTPLPSRFAFRADLDRRYNERFLQRTLVPGEVPSPDGIPGVFQKSFFINRIYDLKWDLTKSLILDYTANNRSSVDEGIGRSIGDSPEAQRNQDLLRRNLQRGGRTTNFNQTVALTYRLPLDKFPLTDWLSADTRYAANYSWQAASTALRAPVGGLNDTITQRVNIGNTIQNNQDISVNGRIDLVKLYNKVRFLNIINNAPAPTAQRRQPGSELERLRRGNVPDASGAQTPTASDSAKGPELRALKAVLRSLMTARSLNFTYTRTAGTLLPGYLPGTRFFGLNSDLSAPGLPFILGQQYNELDDLYNRANSRGWYTQRSDLLNTPLSSLKTENLNARTALEPFRDFNIQLDIRRQRVENNEVFYRLAVDSINLQPFIDPNTGAFALAPRLPLGSGTFSTSFFALNTLFGDVNRQNASKSFDRFVSNRQPIRESLQSANPNNGYYGYNSQEVLIPAFIEAYRGRSSGGHKAKVFNPFGQLPLPNWRIDYNGLANLPFVQQYLRSVSITHQYSSEYQILGYTTSTLYDTKPKEGEFSKQVNQDRLYVPYYVVNQVTITERLAPLVGINFQTLEKVNGRVDYGLERNLFLNTTNAQVTELRNKTLTIGLGYTTNRFRIPFRIGGEQRILRNELNARLDLSIRDNVTFQRSIVDIARLDPSTGDPGPVGRAEQQVTNGNRQFQLRPTIDYVVNQRLNLQFFFTRNVSQPKVVSNSYKNAATEGGIQLRYSLSQ; this is encoded by the coding sequence TTGCCCGATACCACGCGCCCCGCGGCCGATACCGCGCGTTACCGCAGCAGCCGGCGCCCCAAGGTGGCTCCGCGCGACCGGCAGGGCAACTTCCTGACGGAGCGCCGCCGCTCGCCCTTGGTGCTGCCGCTGCCCGCCAACGTGAAACCGCAAATCACGGTGAGCGACTCGCTCGACTACGTGGACGTGGAGGAGAACATCGGTACCGACCTCGACTACCGCGACCCAGCACGTTTGTCGTTCCGGGAGTTTGAGCGCCTGCAGCAGCAGCAAGCCATTCGCAACTACTTCCGCACCAAAGCCGAGGGCGGCGTAGCCGGCGAGGCAGGCAACGCTACCGCAGCCAAGCGTCTGATTCCAAAAATTGCGCTGGCACCGGGCCTAGGTCGCATTTTCGGCGGCGAGTTCATCGACATCCGGCCCAACGGCGCGGCCACTATTTCCCTGGGTTGGCGCCAGAACTTCAACGACAACCCGGCCCTTACGCTGCGCCAGCGCCGCAACGGCGACTTCAACTTTCAGCAAAACTTCAATCTGAACCTGACGGGCCAGATTGGCGACAAGCTGCGCCTGCTGTTCAACTACGACACGCGGGCGGCGTTCGACTTCGAAAACCAGATTAAGGCCGACTTTACGGGCTACGATACCGACATCATCCGCAAAGTGGAGATGGGCAACGTGTCGTTGCCGCTGAACAACTCGCTGGTGCAAGGCGGGCAAAACATGTTTGGCATTAAAACGCAGCTGCAGTTTGGCAAGCTGAGCGTAACGGGCGTGGCTGCCCAACTGCGCGGCACCGCCGACGAGGTGCGGGTGCAAAACGGCGCCCAAAGCCGCAACTTCGAAATTAAGGCCTCGCAGTACGAGGCCAACCGGCACTTCTTCCTGTCGCACTTTTTCCGCGAGCGGTACGATGCCGTGCTGCGCAACCTGCCCACGGTGCAGAGCGGCGTTGAGATTCGGCGTTTGGAGGTGTACATCACCAACGACAACCGCACCACCGAAACCCTGCGCAACGTGGTGGCCCTGCAAGACGTGGCCGAGCCGCGCCGCCTCTACCGCGGCACGCTGGCCAAGCCCGGCCGCGAGCTTTCGCCGGCTGCCAACGACGCCAACCAAACGCTGGAGCTGGCTCGCCGCGGCCCGCGCGATGTGCAGCAGATTGATGGCTACCTGCAAAGCCAGAACCTAACCAAAACCGTGGACTACGAGCTGGTGCGCGCCCGCAAGCTCGATCCGCGCGAGTACACCTTCAACTCGCAACTCGGTTACCTTTCGCTGAACACGCCGCTGCTGCCCGAGCAGGTGCTGGCTATTTCGTGCGAATACATGTTTAACGGCCGGCCCTACCAGATTGGCGAGACCGTAACCGAGTACGGCAACGTGCCCGATACGGGCGTCATCTTCCTGAAGCTGCTGCGCGCCACCAACCCCGGCGTTGGCCTGGCCGACCCCGCGCAGAACCCCACCAACGACCGCCTGCAAACGCGCAACCTGCCGGTGTTCGATTTGATGATGAAGAACATTTACGCGCTGAATGCCTCGCAGCTCAGCCGCGACCAGTTCCGCCTCGACATCATCTACAAAGACGATATTACCGGCCTCGATTTGTTGTCGCTGAAGGAAGGCGAGCGAATTCAGAACGTGCCGCTGACGCAGGTTTTCAACCTCGATAACCTTAACCCCAACAACGACCGGCCCGCCGACGGCAACTTCGACTTTCTGCCCGGCCTCACGATTGACCCCGAACAGGGGCGCGTCATTTTTCCGGTGATTGAGCCGTTTGGCGCTTACCTGCAAACGCAGTTCAACCCGAGCGAGGAGGCCTTGATTCGGCGCTACGTGTACCCCGAGCTGTACACGCAGGTACAAAGCGATGCACAGCAGCGCCAAGAAAAGGACAAGTTTTTCCTGAAGGGCCGCTACGCCGCTACCTCCAGCGACGAAATTACCCTGCCCGGCATTCGTATCCCGGAGGGCTCGGTGCGGGTGTACTCGGGCTCGACGCTGCTGCAGGAAGGCACCGACTATCAGGTGTTCTACGATCAGGCCAAGGTCAAAATCCTGAACCCGAGCTACCTCAACTCAGCCAACGAGCTGCGCGTGCAGTTCGAGCGCGATGCGGTGGTGCAGGTGCTGCCGCGCAAGCTGGTGGGTGCCCGCCTCGACTACAAGGTATCCGACGACCTGAACTTCGGCGGCACGGTGCTGCACCTGCTTGAAAACCAGGCACCCGGCATCAACCGCGTGAACATAGGCGAAGAGCCCGGCAACAACACCATCTACGGCCTCGACGTGAACATGCGGCGCGAATCGCGGGTGCTCACGAAGTACCTCGATGCGCTGCCCTTCCTGAGCACCAAAGCACCGTCGTCGGTGGCTTTCAGTGGCGAGTTTGCGCAATTTGTGCCGGGCCAATCGAAGCTAGGCCGCGGCGAAGACGGTGCCTCCTACCTCGACGACTTTGAAAACGCCCGCACGCCGTTCACCCTAGGTGGCCTGAACTCGACCAGCACCTGGCGGCTGGCCTCTACCCCGCTGCCGCTGGGTGGCGCCCTGCCCGGCCTGCAGTATAGCTACCGCCGCGCTAAGCTGGCCTGGTACACCATCGACCAGACCTACTTTACCAACGGCCGCTCCAAGCCGAGCAACATCGGTGTGGAGGACCTCAAAAACCACTATTCGCGCGGCGTGCCTCGCTCGGAGGTGTTCCCCAACCGCGACAACGGCGCCCTAGGTAACACTTACGAAAACACCTTTGACCTGGCCTACTACCCCACCGAGCGGGGGCAGTACAACTACTCGCCGCGGGTTTCGGCCGATGGCCGGTTCCTTAGCACGCCGGCCGCTTCGCACTACGGCGGTATCTCGCGCGAAATCGCGTTCGATACCGACTTCGACAACGCCAACGTGGAGTATTTGGAGTTCTGGCTGATGGACCCGTTCATCAAAAACCAGAGCGGCAAGAACTACAACACCGTCGACGACTCGGACCCTGCTACGCCGAGCGGCCCCAATACCTCGGGCGGCGAACTGTATTTCAACCTAGGTTCCGTTTCGGAAGACTTGCTGAAGGACGGGGTGTACGAGTTTGAGAACGGCCTGCCCGATACCAACGACCAAACCAACGTGCAGCCCACTGTCTGGGGCCGCGCCACGCGTTTGCAGTTTCTGACGGACGCTTTCTCGACGGCCCCCGGCGGCCGCGAGCGGCAGGATATCGGCCTCGACGGCCTCACGCAAACCGAAGAGCAGCAGTTCTTCGCCAGCATTCCGGGCTACGGTTCCTTCGCCGATCCTTCGGCCGATAACTTCCGCCACCACCTCGACGGCTCCTTCGATCAGGCCGACGTGAAGATCCTAGGTCGTTACAAGGACTTCAACGGCATGGAGGGCAACTCGCGCGCCGATGGCACGCAGAGCTCCACGGCCTACCCCGACAAGGAAGACCTCAACCGCGACAACGTCATCACCGACACGGAGCGCTACTACGAGTACCGCGTGCCGCTGCGCCCAGACCAGCTGCGCGTGGGCGAAAACTTTATTGTAGACCAGGTTACGCGCCCCGTAAACGGCGACCAGGTAACGTGGTACCAATTCCGCATTCCCATTCGGCAGTACTCGGGCATTCAGGGTGCCAACGCCGAGTTTGGCTTTAAGTCGATTCGCTTCATCCGGATGTACCTCACGGGCTGGCAGCAGCCCACGGTGCTGCGCTTCGTGCAGATGCAGTTTGTGGCCAACCAGTGGCGCCGCTACCTAGGTGTAATTGCGCAGCCCAACAGCGGGCAGCCTATCAACGTGACGAACGATGCCGACGCCTTTGCCATTTCGACGGTGAGCGTGGAGGAAAACGGTGCCACCAGCGGCCAGAGCGACGCCATTCCGTACGTAACGCCGCCCGGCATTCAGCGCGACCGGGAATACGGCTCGAGCACCGTAAACCGCCAGCAAAACGAGCAGTCGTTGCGCCTGTGCGTGGAGGGCCTGAAGGATGGTTACGCCAAGGCGGCTTACAAAAACGTAAACCTCGACCTGCTCCGCTACAAGCGCCTGAAGCTGTTTTTGCACGCCGAAAGCGAAAACCGCAACCTGCAGGATGGCCAAGCGCAAGGCTTTGTGCGCTTCGGTACCGACTACACCCAGAACTACTACCAGTACACGCTGCCACTGGAAGTTACCCGCCCCGGCGCCACCACCGCCGACCAGATTTGGCCGGTAGCCAACCGCATCGACATTGCCCTGCAAGACTTTATCGATGTAAAGGCCGAGCGCAACCAAGCCCGCGCCAGCTTCTTGGTGCCGTACTCCAAAACCTTGGCCAACGGAGCCGTTATTACGGTGCTGGGCAACCCCGATTTGAGCGCCTTGCAGGGCCTGATGATTGGCGTGCAGAACCCCTCCGACAACGGGCAGGGCCCCGACCAATCGTTGTGCCTCTGGGCCGACGAGCTGCGCGTGCTGAACTTCGACCAGAACCCCGGCTGGGCTGCTACAGCTCGTTTTAACACGCGCCTGGCCGACGTGGCCAACATTACGGCTACGGGCAGCTTTACCTCGGTAGGCTTTGGTGCCCTGCAAGACCGCCCCTCGCAACGCTCGCTCGACAACATTGCCCGCGGCGACGTGAATGCCGCTGTGGCCGTGGACAAGTTCTTGCCCGAAAAGCTAGGCTTGCGTGTGCCGGTGCTGCTGCAAGCCGGCCACGAAAGCCGCTCGCCCAAGTACGACCCGCTCGACCCCGACACGCCGTTGGAGCAGTCGTTGCAAAAGTTCGACTCGGAGCAGGACCGCGCCGCGTACCGCCGCGAGGTAACCGACCAAACGCGCAGCCGTTCCATTAGCCTGCTGAACGTACGGAAGGAACGCCTCAACCCCGATAAAAAGGTGCGGCCGTACGATGTCGAAAACCTGGCCCTGAGCTACTCGCTTACGGAGCGCTTACACACCGACATCCGGACCGACCGCGACTTCACGCGCACCTACACCGGGGCCCTGGCCTACACGTACCAGCCCACGCCCAAGTCGTACGCGCCGCTGAGCTCGGTGCAGGCGCTCAACTCGCCCTACCTGAAGTTTTTGCAGGAGCTCAACTTCACGCCCCTGCCCTCGCGCTTTGCCTTCCGCGCCGACCTAGACCGCCGCTACAACGAGCGTTTCTTGCAACGCACGCTGGTGCCGGGCGAAGTGCCCTCGCCCGATGGCATTCCGGGGGTGTTTCAGAAAAGCTTCTTTATCAACCGCATCTACGACCTGAAGTGGGACCTGACCAAGAGCCTGATTTTGGACTACACGGCCAACAACCGCAGCAGTGTAGACGAAGGCATTGGCCGCTCCATCGGCGATTCGCCGGAGGCGCAGCGCAACCAGGATTTGCTGCGCCGCAACCTGCAGCGCGGCGGCCGCACCACCAACTTCAACCAAACCGTTGCGCTTACCTACCGTTTGCCGCTCGATAAGTTTCCGCTTACCGACTGGCTCTCGGCCGATACGCGCTACGCGGCCAACTACTCGTGGCAAGCAGCCTCCACAGCCTTGCGGGCCCCGGTTGGCGGGCTCAACGACACGATTACCCAGCGCGTTAACATCGGCAACACCATCCAGAACAACCAAGACATTAGCGTCAATGGCCGCATTGATCTGGTGAAGCTGTACAACAAGGTGCGGTTCCTCAACATCATCAACAACGCACCGGCCCCCACTGCGCAGCGCCGGCAGCCCGGCTCGGAGTTGGAGCGTCTGCGCCGCGGCAATGTCCCCGACGCCTCAGGTGCCCAAACGCCGACGGCTTCCGACTCGGCCAAAGGCCCCGAGCTGCGCGCCCTGAAGGCCGTATTGCGCTCATTGATGACGGCCCGCTCGCTGAACTTCACGTACACCCGCACCGCGGGCACACTGCTGCCGGGCTACCTGCCGGGCACCCGCTTCTTCGGGCTGAACAGCGACTTGTCGGCGCCGGGCCTGCCGTTCATCCTGGGGCAGCAGTACAACGAGTTGGACGACCTGTACAACCGAGCCAACTCGCGCGGCTGGTACACCCAACGCAGCGACCTGCTGAACACGCCGCTGAGCTCGTTGAAGACCGAAAATCTGAACGCCCGCACGGCCTTGGAGCCCTTCCGCGATTTCAACATTCAGCTGGATATACGCCGGCAGCGCGTGGAAAACAACGAAGTGTTTTACCGCTTGGCCGTCGACAGCATCAACCTGCAACCCTTCATCGACCCGAACACCGGCGCGTTTGCCTTGGCTCCGCGCCTGCCGCTGGGATCGGGTACGTTCAGCACCTCGTTCTTCGCGCTGAATACCTTGTTTGGCGACGTAAACCGCCAGAACGCCTCGAAATCGTTTGACCGGTTTGTGAGCAACCGCCAGCCCATACGGGAGAGCCTGCAATCGGCCAACCCCAACAACGGCTACTACGGCTACAACTCGCAGGAAGTGTTAATTCCGGCTTTCATCGAAGCATACCGCGGGCGCTCGTCGGGCGGGCACAAGGCGAAGGTCTTTAACCCGTTTGGCCAACTGCCCCTCCCCAACTGGCGCATCGATTACAACGGCTTGGCCAACCTGCCCTTCGTGCAGCAATACCTGCGCTCGGTGTCGATTACGCACCAGTACTCCTCGGAGTACCAGATCCTGGGCTACACCACCTCCACGCTCTACGACACCAAGCCCAAGGAGGGCGAATTCTCGAAGCAGGTAAACCAGGACAGGCTGTACGTGCCCTACTACGTGGTAAACCAAGTAACCATTACGGAGCGCCTGGCCCCGCTGGTGGGTATCAACTTCCAGACGCTGGAGAAGGTGAACGGCCGCGTGGACTACGGCCTGGAGCGTAACCTGTTCCTGAACACCACCAACGCGCAGGTAACGGAACTACGCAACAAAACTCTCACCATTGGCCTGGGTTACACCACCAACCGCTTCCGCATTCCGTTCCGGATTGGGGGCGAGCAGCGCATACTCCGCAACGAGCTCAACGCCCGCCTCGACCTCTCCATCCGCGACAACGTGACGTTCCAGCGCAGCATTGTGGATATCGCGCGCCTCGACCCCAGCACCGGCGACCCGGGCCCGGTGGGCCGCGCCGAGCAGCAGGTTACCAACGGCAACCGCCAATTCCAGCTGCGCCCCACCATCGACTACGTCGTGAATCAGCGCCTGAACCTGCAGTTCTTCTTTACGCGCAACGTGTCGCAGCCGAAGGTGGTGAGCAACTCCTACAAAAACGCCGCTACCGAAGGCGGTATTCAGCTGCGCTACAGCCTATCGCAGTAG
- the gcvH gene encoding glycine cleavage system protein GcvH yields the protein MNLPSTLKYTKEHEWIRVEGDVAYVGITDFAQKELGDIVYVDIDTVDKEVSKDEVFGTVEAVKTVSDLFSPLSGTVLEVNSALGDAPETVNSDPYGDGWMIKMSISNPAELDELLTAEAYGDLVGA from the coding sequence ATGAACCTGCCCAGCACCCTGAAGTACACCAAAGAGCACGAGTGGATCCGCGTTGAAGGTGATGTTGCCTACGTGGGCATCACTGATTTTGCCCAGAAGGAGTTGGGTGACATCGTGTACGTGGACATCGACACCGTTGACAAGGAAGTAAGCAAAGACGAAGTATTTGGCACCGTTGAGGCCGTTAAAACGGTATCCGACCTGTTCAGCCCCCTCTCGGGCACGGTGCTGGAGGTAAATTCTGCTTTGGGCGACGCTCCCGAGACGGTAAACTCCGACCCCTACGGCGACGGCTGGATGATCAAAATGTCGATCAGCAACCCTGCTGAACTCGACGAGCTGCTGACCGCCGAAGCTTACGGCGACCTGGTAGGCGCCTAA
- a CDS encoding VanZ family protein, translating to MAQPRTLLAGSRVWLLLSVAWTAFMLWGTLSPLNRLPPLPHWELLSFDTAAHAGMFVVTAVLYILTARRQRLYPSLRLRAFWWVLAVCIFLGGFIELVQSFMDLGRLGDWTDMLSDSLGAVAGVLLMWLLRRWWDAPAPAVMARTHA from the coding sequence ATGGCCCAACCGCGCACCCTGTTGGCCGGAAGCCGGGTCTGGCTGCTGCTATCCGTAGCCTGGACGGCCTTTATGCTCTGGGGTACGCTCAGCCCGCTGAACCGGCTGCCGCCGCTGCCCCACTGGGAGCTGCTGTCGTTTGACACTGCCGCGCACGCCGGCATGTTTGTGGTTACGGCCGTGCTCTACATCCTTACTGCCCGCCGGCAACGACTCTACCCGAGTCTGCGCCTGCGGGCTTTTTGGTGGGTGCTGGCCGTGTGCATCTTCCTAGGTGGCTTTATCGAACTGGTGCAAAGCTTCATGGACTTAGGCCGCCTAGGTGACTGGACGGACATGCTGAGCGACAGCCTAGGGGCCGTGGCCGGGGTGCTGTTGATGTGGCTCCTCCGCCGCTGGTGGGATGCCCCTGCTCCTGCCGTTATGGCCCGTACCCATGCCTAG
- a CDS encoding M28 family metallopeptidase produces the protein MPLLLPLWPVPMPRCHCLRYLGAALLLGLAPGGSTSAQDMQRVRKTVAYLASPKLHGRGYVQHGDRKAADYIRRRFSALKLEPLAANYLQPFQLPVNTFPGKLQLRVGKQALRVGEDFIAEPHSGSGTLRGPAVLLDTLIFTDEQAGYRFLADSLRGRILVLRQRDAERIRTLPAAFERHLASAAARIVLVPDKLTASVSGQQASQVRLQVLASRWPKPAALGTAVSLDVVAKLEPAYTTHNVVGMVRGSVQPDSFLVVSAHYDHLGRMGKRAYFPGANDNASGTAMLLELAAYYAEHRPRYSIAFLAFGAEEAGLVGSRHFVQQPLVPLGNIRFLLNLDLEGTGQAGTTVVNGRLHEREYQLLLRLNQQGSHLPDVAPRGRAANSDHYPFSEAGVPAFFVYLRGTPTHYHDVHDRAATLPLTGFQGMFKLAAAFLNRLQRCL, from the coding sequence ATGCCCCTGCTCCTGCCGTTATGGCCCGTACCCATGCCTAGGTGCCACTGCCTCCGCTACCTAGGGGCAGCCTTGCTGCTTGGGCTTGCGCCCGGTGGCAGCACCTCGGCGCAGGACATGCAGCGGGTGCGCAAAACCGTGGCTTACTTGGCCAGCCCTAAGCTGCACGGCCGCGGCTACGTGCAGCACGGCGACCGTAAAGCGGCCGATTACATACGGCGCCGTTTTTCGGCCCTTAAGCTGGAGCCACTTGCGGCCAATTATCTTCAGCCGTTTCAGCTACCGGTAAATACTTTTCCGGGCAAGCTACAGCTTCGGGTAGGCAAGCAAGCGCTCCGCGTCGGCGAGGATTTCATTGCTGAGCCGCACTCGGGCTCGGGTACGCTCCGCGGCCCTGCCGTACTCCTCGATACCCTGATCTTCACCGACGAGCAAGCCGGTTACCGCTTTTTAGCCGACTCCCTGCGCGGGCGCATTTTGGTGCTGCGGCAGCGCGATGCGGAACGCATTCGCACGCTGCCTGCTGCCTTCGAGCGGCACCTTGCCTCGGCAGCGGCCCGTATTGTGCTTGTGCCCGATAAGCTTACGGCCTCGGTAAGCGGGCAGCAGGCTTCGCAAGTTCGTCTGCAAGTACTGGCTAGCCGCTGGCCTAAACCGGCAGCTCTTGGCACAGCCGTGTCGCTTGACGTAGTGGCCAAACTAGAGCCTGCTTACACCACGCACAACGTGGTAGGCATGGTGCGCGGCAGCGTGCAGCCCGATTCCTTTTTAGTCGTTTCCGCCCACTACGACCACCTAGGGCGCATGGGCAAGCGGGCCTACTTTCCGGGTGCCAACGACAATGCCAGCGGTACCGCCATGCTGCTGGAGCTGGCCGCTTACTACGCCGAGCACCGCCCTAGGTATTCGATAGCGTTTTTGGCATTTGGGGCCGAAGAAGCAGGTTTGGTGGGGTCGCGCCACTTTGTGCAACAGCCCTTAGTGCCGTTGGGCAACATTCGGTTTCTGCTGAACCTGGACTTAGAAGGCACCGGCCAGGCCGGAACCACCGTGGTGAATGGCCGGCTGCACGAGCGCGAGTACCAGCTGCTGCTGCGCCTCAACCAACAAGGCAGCCACCTGCCCGATGTGGCACCTAGGGGCCGCGCCGCTAACTCCGACCACTACCCTTTTTCGGAGGCCGGTGTTCCGGCCTTCTTCGTGTATTTGCGTGGCACGCCCACGCACTACCACGACGTACACGACCGCGCCGCAACGCTGCCGCTCACCGGCTTTCAAGGCATGTTTAAGCTGGCTGCAGCCTTTTTGAATCGGCTGCAACGCTGCCTTTAA
- a CDS encoding YicC/YloC family endoribonuclease, translating to MLLSMTGYGVAHHETEQYTVTIEIKSLNSKGLDLGLRTPRSIAAYELELRNLVSRQLVRGKVNVSIDITRPAAARSRATLNRDALLAAYQELKSVAQELGDGSNNLLELALRMPGVVQTPAEAAAPTEEELALSWDDLQPLVQDALDRVLDFRRTEGQALTTEILSYIDHIRILLSDVERHDPTRLENVRRRMHEGLGELVQNDQFNPSRFEQELLYYIEKLDIAEEKVRLISHLHYFAETVHLPEPSGKKLVFISQEIGREINTIGSKANDSTIQHLVVGMKEELEKIKEQLNNIL from the coding sequence ATGCTGCTGTCCATGACTGGCTACGGGGTTGCTCACCACGAAACCGAGCAATACACCGTCACAATCGAAATTAAGTCGCTCAACTCCAAAGGCCTCGACCTAGGCTTGCGTACGCCGCGCTCCATTGCCGCCTACGAGCTGGAGCTGCGCAACCTCGTGAGCCGCCAGCTGGTGCGCGGCAAGGTCAACGTCAGCATCGATATTACCCGGCCGGCGGCCGCCCGCTCGCGCGCTACCCTCAACCGCGATGCCCTGCTGGCGGCTTACCAAGAGCTGAAAAGCGTAGCGCAAGAGCTCGGCGACGGCTCCAACAACCTGCTGGAGCTGGCTTTGCGCATGCCCGGCGTGGTGCAAACCCCCGCCGAAGCCGCCGCCCCCACCGAGGAAGAACTGGCCCTGTCGTGGGACGACCTGCAGCCGCTTGTGCAAGATGCCCTCGACCGCGTGCTGGATTTCCGCCGCACCGAGGGGCAGGCCCTCACCACTGAAATCTTGAGTTACATCGACCACATTCGCATTTTGCTTTCGGATGTGGAACGCCACGATCCCACCCGCCTCGAAAACGTGCGCCGCCGCATGCACGAAGGGCTAGGGGAGTTGGTGCAAAACGACCAGTTCAACCCCAGCCGCTTCGAGCAGGAACTTCTTTATTATATAGAGAAGCTCGACATAGCCGAGGAGAAAGTGCGCCTGATCAGCCACTTGCACTACTTCGCCGAAACCGTGCACCTGCCCGAGCCAAGCGGCAAAAAGCTGGTGTTCATCTCGCAGGAAATCGGCCGCGAAATCAACACCATCGGCTCCAAAGCCAACGACTCCACTATCCAGCATTTGGTGGTGGGAATGAAGGAGGAGCTTGAAAAAATAAAAGAACAACTAAACAATATCCTATAA